The Brachyhypopomus gauderio isolate BG-103 chromosome 2, BGAUD_0.2, whole genome shotgun sequence genome contains a region encoding:
- the cers3b gene encoding ceramide synthase 2 produces the protein MAMLSEWFWIERLWLPVNVTWADLEDKDGRVYARPSHLYITLPIAVLLLGLRALHERFVALHIAAALGVKDKVRLRASNNPTLEHFYRTCCKHPSQADVQGLSKKVSCSQRQVEFWFRRRRNQDRPGVVKKFREASWRFLFYLCAFLGGLLALYDKPWFYDLREVWAGFPKQTLLDSQYWYYMAEISFYGSLLFSVAVDIKRKDFKEQLLHHWATLTLLSFSWCANYIRIGTLVMLVHDAADILLESGKLFNYARWENTCNVIFVLFTVVFMVTRLVIFPFWLIHCTWVYPLEQFQPFFGYYFFNIVLVLLLLLHVFWASLILRMVKKFLFGQMKGDERSEDEEEESQDEDNNHKHIDGSSNGLANGH, from the exons ATGGCCATGCTCAGCGAGTGGTTTTGGATCGAACGTCTGTGGCTTCCTGTGAATGTAACATGGGCAGATCTGGAGGATAAAGATGGCCGGGTTTATGCTCGCCCCtctcacctctacatcaccttaCCTATAGCAGTACTGCTGCTGGGTCTCAGAGCACTGCACGAGag ATTTGTTGCCCTACATATCGCTGCAGCTCTTGGAGTGAAAGACAAAGTCCGTTTGAGAGCATCAAATAATCCCACACTGGAGCATTTCTACAGGACATGCTGTAAACACCcttcacag gcagacGTTCAGGGTCTCAGTAAGAAGGTGAGCTGTTCGCAGCGGCAGGTAGAGTTCTGGTTTCGCAGGAGAAGAAACCAAGACAGACCTGGAGTTGTGAAGAAGTTCAGAGAAGCTAG CTGGAGGTTTTTGTTCTACCTTTGTGCTTTCCTGGGGGGCCTTCTGGCTCTTTATGAT AAACCGTGGTTTTATGACTTACGAGAAGTTTGGGCAGGATTTCCCAAACAG accctACTGGACTCTCAGTACTGGTATTACATGGCTGAGATAAGTTTTTATGGCTCCCTCTTGTTTAGTGTGGCAGTGGACATCAAACGCAAG gatTTTAAAGAGCAGTTGTTGCATCACTGGGCTACTCTCACACTGCTGTCATTCTCGTGGTGCGCAAACTACATCCGTATCGGGACACTCGTTATGCTGGTCCACGATGCCGCTGACATCCTActagag TCCGGGAAGTTATTTAATTATGCAAGATGGGAGAACACCTGCAACGTTATATTTGTGCTCTTCACCGTTGTGTTCATGGTAACAAGGCTCGTCATCTTTCCTTTCTG GTTGATCCACTGCACCTGGGTGTACCCACTGGAACAGTTTCAGCCCTTCTTCGGTTATTATTTCTTTAACATTGTGCTTGTGCTCCTGCTGCTGCTGCATGTATTCTGGGCATCGCTCATTCTGCGCATGGTCAAAAAGTTTCTCTTCGGCCAA ATGAAAGGAGATGAAAGAagtgaggatgaagaggaggagagtcaGGATGAAGATAACAACCATAAGCACATTGATGGTTCTTCCAACGGACTGGCTAATGGCCACTAA